Part of the Catalinimonas alkaloidigena genome is shown below.
AAGTTTCAAATCATCTTTTTCATGTTTGTCAGAACGGCCTATTCTATTGAAGTTGATGTCTGAGGATTTAGCTTTAATGCGGTCCAGTACTTCTGCCTGGCTTGTTTGCTTAGCAGCATTATTTCCATTAGCCTTAGGTGGCGGTGAAGGCAGCGGCTCAGGCGTAGCCTTGGTTTCAAAACTTTCAAGTCTGGCTTGCAAATCAGCCAGTTTCCTCTCCGCTTCCGCTCGCCTTCGGGTACAACGGCTAAGCTGGGCGGTAATGCCGGCCTGTTCCTGCCGGGTTTCTTCCAATGCCCGCTCTTGTTCATTAAGTGTGGACTCGTAGGCATTGGTAACCGTCTTTTTTCCGATCAGATAGCCTAAGAATGCACAGCCACCCAGGGCAACAAGCGCAAGAAATAAATCTAAAATCATGGTTTTAGGCGTTAGTTAAGTTTAATTTCTACACGGCGGTTTTGACTTCTTCCTGCTTCAGTATCATTACCGGCGATAGGTTCAGACTCACCCCGGGTATCAGTCACAATCTGTACTCTGGCTATGCCCGCCCTTGTCAGGATGTCTCTGGTAAACTCCGCCCTGTCCAGCCCATAATCCAGGTTGCGCTGAGCATCTCCGACATTATCCGTATGACCTATCAGTGCGACTGTTGCCTCCTTTTGATGACTTAGGTATAGTTTGAGCTGACTGATATACTGCCGTACTTCATCATTCACTTGCAGAGATGTTTCACCGGTTTCAAAATAAAGATTTTGGGAAGTGTTCTTCAACATTTCTTCCAGCGCGGCGACTTCCTCTTCTTCCAGTTTGTTTTCTTCGGGAAAATCATCTGTGATTTCAAATAAGAGCCCATCCATTAAAGTGTCTCTTTGAAAATTCAGATTGATATTTTCCTGGGCATTTACAAATAATTGCTGACGATCAATGCCAAAATCATTCAGCCAGGTTTTAAATGCTTCCGCTCTGGCCATTCCCAGATTGGGAAGCAAAGAGTTATTGGTTTCAGTATCATCGTACAAACCGATAATGAGCAAGCCCTCATCCTCATGTTCATTCAGGTAATTTTTTAGGGTACTGAGCGCCGTATCAGCAGTATTAGGTATAATTGGAATAGCCTGAGAACGAGCGAATTTGATATTTTCTTCCGCCCCTACTTCCAGGTCTTCACCCGCAAATATCAGCTGCGAAACTGTCTCTGTTCTTAAGGCAAGGTCTGAGGCACTTTCATCTCCACAGTGCCCCTGATGCCAGCAGACATAATAGTACGTCCATAAGCTGATCCAGCCTGCTAAGATGAGCATTAATAAAATTCTCATGCTAGGATATAGTAATCACCAATAATTCAATCCTTATCAGGTATCTTTTTTATTGAGTTGTTTTGCCTGCTCAATCCAATGATCTCTTTCAATCCGACCTGAAAAACCGTTAAGCTTTTCTTCTATTTTTTCAATATCCTGCCTGGTCAGCTCTGCAATATGCTCATAGGTAGTCAGGCCAATTGCTTTTAATTTCCGTTCTAAAACCGGCCCTACTCCTTTGATTTTTTTGAGATCATCTCCAGCAGCCGCTTTTGTTTTGTTTTTTTTCTTCTTCTGGGCTTTGGGGGGGGGCTCAGGAGAAGTTGGGGTTTGCGCTTCCACCACTTCCAACTCCCACACCTTGATGTTCCTACCCATTATGTAAAGCAGTATGCCTAATCCAGCGAGGGTAGCAATTATTTTTAAGATTAATCGGGACATATATTCATCGTTTAGCTGTGATCAATATAAGAAAAACATACCTTTTTGCATAAGCATACTGCTAGTTTGAGGCGTACAGCGAACGGAAGTGTACAATTTTGCTGTTTCAGGCATTTTCTTTCAAAAAACCCTTTATTTTGTATTAAAAGTTAAAACTGAAAATCGTATTTTTAGTTAATAGACCAACATTTTCACCAAATAA
Proteins encoded:
- a CDS encoding OmpA family protein; this encodes MRILLMLILAGWISLWTYYYVCWHQGHCGDESASDLALRTETVSQLIFAGEDLEVGAEENIKFARSQAIPIIPNTADTALSTLKNYLNEHEDEGLLIIGLYDDTETNNSLLPNLGMARAEAFKTWLNDFGIDRQQLFVNAQENINLNFQRDTLMDGLLFEITDDFPEENKLEEEEVAALEEMLKNTSQNLYFETGETSLQVNDEVRQYISQLKLYLSHQKEATVALIGHTDNVGDAQRNLDYGLDRAEFTRDILTRAGIARVQIVTDTRGESEPIAGNDTEAGRSQNRRVEIKLN